In one Mucilaginibacter ginsenosidivorax genomic region, the following are encoded:
- a CDS encoding histidine phosphatase family protein: MQKTLYIVRHGQTEYNKLGIIQGRGVDTDLNDEGRKQAQQFYAAYKDVPFDKAYISALKRTMQSIQPFLDGGLPFEKLSGLDELAWGIHEGQLPTPENKAAFLQIMRDWLDGNLDSKFEGGESPNEVEIRQREALKVIMSHPEEKTVLVCMHGRAMRLLLCILTGKPLSEMDNFPHQNLVLYKVVYDGQQFAIVDFNNAEHLKQS, encoded by the coding sequence ATGCAAAAAACCTTATACATAGTTCGTCACGGCCAAACTGAGTACAACAAATTGGGAATTATCCAGGGCAGGGGCGTTGATACCGACCTGAACGATGAAGGCCGCAAACAGGCACAACAGTTTTATGCGGCTTATAAAGATGTACCTTTTGATAAAGCATATATATCGGCACTAAAACGTACAATGCAAAGCATTCAGCCTTTTTTGGATGGCGGATTGCCTTTTGAAAAGCTTTCCGGTCTTGATGAGCTGGCCTGGGGTATTCACGAGGGGCAACTACCCACACCGGAAAACAAAGCTGCTTTTTTGCAAATTATGCGCGATTGGCTGGATGGAAACCTGGATAGCAAATTTGAAGGCGGCGAAAGCCCCAACGAAGTAGAGATCCGTCAGCGTGAAGCTTTGAAGGTGATCATGAGCCATCCCGAAGAAAAAACCGTACTGGTTTGCATGCATGGCCGCGCCATGCGTTTATTGCTTTGTATTTTAACAGGCAAGCCACTAAGCGAAATGGATAACTTCCCGCATCAAAATTTGGTTTTATACAAAGTTGTTTATGATGGCCAGCAATTTGCCATTGTAGATTTTAACAATGCCGAACATTTAAAACAATCCTGA
- a CDS encoding DinB family protein produces MEIQQETTTALFIKIAISNWELQNTRLNALLEKLTDEQIAGFTAPDRNSGTYLLGHLTAVSDALFTYLELGDRLYPQLDEIFLKNPDTSGLEKPPIADIKAAWHHVNTTLKQKFDAMQPEDWFTKHSAISAEDFAKEPHRNKLNILINRTVHQGYHMGQLAYLVKK; encoded by the coding sequence ATGGAAATTCAACAGGAAACAACCACCGCTTTATTCATTAAAATAGCCATATCAAACTGGGAGTTGCAAAACACCCGCCTTAACGCGTTGCTGGAGAAGCTAACCGACGAGCAAATTGCCGGCTTTACCGCGCCCGACCGCAACAGCGGCACCTATCTTTTAGGACATTTAACCGCAGTAAGCGACGCCCTATTCACCTATTTAGAACTTGGCGACCGGCTTTACCCGCAGCTGGATGAGATATTCCTGAAAAATCCCGACACCTCTGGCCTGGAAAAGCCGCCTATAGCCGATATCAAAGCGGCCTGGCACCACGTAAACACTACTCTTAAACAAAAATTTGATGCCATGCAGCCCGAAGATTGGTTTACCAAGCACAGCGCAATATCTGCCGAAGATTTTGCAAAAGAACCACATCGCAACAAACTAAATATCCTCATCAACAGAACAGTTCACCAGGGCTACCACATGGGGCAACTGGCCTATTTGGTGAAAAAATAG
- a CDS encoding TetR/AcrR family transcriptional regulator, whose amino-acid sequence MASKERIQRLKDETRVNILDAALQIVKEEGWQALSMRKIADVIEYTAPIIYEYYANKEAILLELARKGYLLLAKDLRAAHEQHALPEKQLEAMWLAYWNFAFANKELYQIMFGVTTNCCCEEINKLEESVMPWDLFTDVIGKVMHIDNPESDVICTKYYTFWSVVHGLVSINLLSRGSSDDINRQVLMDAITGIIRSIKPE is encoded by the coding sequence ATGGCCAGTAAAGAACGTATTCAACGCTTAAAAGACGAAACCAGGGTCAATATCCTGGATGCCGCTCTCCAGATTGTTAAAGAGGAGGGATGGCAGGCTTTAAGTATGCGTAAAATTGCCGATGTAATTGAATACACCGCACCTATTATATATGAATATTACGCTAATAAAGAAGCTATTTTGCTGGAACTTGCCCGCAAAGGTTACCTGTTATTAGCCAAAGACCTTAGGGCAGCTCACGAACAACACGCACTGCCAGAAAAACAATTGGAGGCCATGTGGCTTGCTTACTGGAATTTTGCCTTCGCCAATAAAGAACTTTACCAGATTATGTTTGGCGTAACTACCAATTGTTGTTGCGAAGAAATAAACAAACTGGAGGAATCTGTGATGCCCTGGGACTTGTTTACCGATGTAATAGGCAAAGTAATGCATATAGACAATCCGGAGTCGGATGTTATCTGCACCAAATATTACACTTTTTGGTCGGTAGTTCACGGGTTGGTATCCATCAACTTATTAAGTCGTGGTTCATCAGACGATATTAACCGCCAGGTACTAATGGATGCCATAACAGGTATCATCAGGTCGATAAAACCTGAGTAA
- a CDS encoding menaquinone biosynthetic enzyme MqnA/MqnD family protein translates to MKKIRISAVSYTNTKPFIYGLQHTGFVDKIELSLDTPTDCAQKLIDDVADIGLIPVAATLSLPNWEIVSDYCIGAVGAVNSVFIFSNCPVHDIKYLQLDPESRSSNNLARVLLKNYWKISPELIERAPNYSLSTEPDTAFVQIGDRTFGKKDQYKYVYDLAEEWQKFTGLPFVFAGWIANKPIPHDFMLEFNAALKYGLDHRQELFKELPMRDDFDIVDYLMVKIDFDLTEGKKKALYMFLDYIKQLND, encoded by the coding sequence GTGAAAAAGATCAGAATATCAGCAGTAAGCTACACCAATACCAAACCTTTTATATACGGCCTTCAGCATACCGGTTTTGTAGATAAAATAGAACTAAGCCTGGACACCCCGACTGATTGTGCCCAAAAACTTATTGACGATGTAGCAGACATCGGCCTTATCCCTGTGGCGGCCACATTAAGCCTGCCCAACTGGGAAATAGTATCCGATTACTGCATTGGTGCCGTTGGTGCAGTAAACTCAGTATTTATATTCAGTAATTGCCCGGTACATGATATTAAATACCTGCAGCTTGATCCCGAATCGCGCTCATCTAATAACCTGGCACGTGTGCTGCTCAAAAACTATTGGAAAATCAGTCCGGAATTAATTGAGCGTGCGCCAAACTACAGTCTGTCGACCGAGCCAGACACGGCTTTTGTTCAAATAGGCGACCGTACATTTGGTAAAAAAGACCAGTATAAATATGTATATGATTTGGCCGAAGAATGGCAAAAGTTTACAGGCCTGCCGTTTGTGTTTGCAGGTTGGATAGCCAATAAACCAATCCCGCATGATTTTATGCTGGAATTTAACGCCGCCCTTAAATACGGCCTCGACCATCGGCAGGAGCTATTTAAAGAGCTGCCCATGCGCGATGACTTTGATATTGTTGATTACCTGATGGTAAAAATTGATTTTGATTTAACCGAAGGGAAGAAGAAGGCGCTGTATATGTTTTTAGACTACATTAAGCAATTAAACGATTAA
- a CDS encoding efflux RND transporter periplasmic adaptor subunit: MKIIPLALLALTLYGCSPKPQTQQAPPPPALPVAAIASGTQTTYQEYPASIEGTVNVEVRPQVSGALDKVFVDEGAFVSAGQPIFKINEQPYRAALNNALASLHAAEAAAGNAQLEVDKLTPLVENKVVSDYQLKTAKASLQVAKANIESAKANVSTAQINLGYTLIKAPVSGYIGRLLKKQGSLVTPQDVDALTQLSDVHDVHVYFSLGEKDFVAFKEQYPGTTLKEKLQHLPTVSLLLADGSQYAKQGKIDVIDGQFDKNTGAITIRANFANPDGLLRAGNTGKVRLSLQHTDALIVPESATVEMQDKVFVFALADSNKVKKVPINIVGKSGENYLVKDGLKAGDQIVLSGMDHLAEGMVIAPQKATDKVAALK; encoded by the coding sequence ATGAAAATTATCCCATTAGCGCTTTTAGCACTTACATTATATGGCTGTTCGCCCAAGCCGCAAACGCAGCAGGCGCCGCCACCACCGGCACTACCCGTTGCCGCAATAGCATCAGGCACACAAACTACTTACCAGGAATATCCGGCATCAATAGAGGGTACTGTTAACGTAGAAGTTCGCCCACAGGTAAGCGGCGCTTTAGACAAAGTATTTGTTGACGAAGGTGCCTTTGTAAGCGCCGGCCAGCCTATATTTAAAATAAACGAGCAGCCTTATCGCGCCGCCTTAAACAACGCCCTGGCAAGCTTACACGCGGCCGAAGCTGCTGCAGGCAACGCGCAACTTGAAGTTGACAAGCTTACACCGCTGGTTGAAAACAAGGTAGTATCTGATTACCAGTTAAAAACCGCAAAAGCCAGCCTACAGGTTGCTAAAGCCAATATCGAATCGGCTAAGGCAAATGTATCAACCGCACAAATTAATTTAGGCTATACCTTAATAAAAGCACCGGTTAGCGGCTACATCGGTCGTTTACTGAAAAAACAGGGAAGTCTGGTTACTCCGCAGGATGTAGACGCTTTAACACAGTTATCTGATGTGCATGATGTACATGTTTACTTTTCGTTAGGCGAAAAAGATTTCGTAGCCTTTAAAGAACAGTACCCCGGCACAACTTTAAAAGAAAAACTACAGCACTTACCTACGGTATCATTACTATTAGCCGATGGCAGCCAATATGCAAAACAAGGTAAAATAGATGTAATAGACGGCCAGTTTGATAAAAACACAGGCGCTATTACCATCAGGGCAAACTTTGCCAATCCCGATGGTTTATTACGTGCGGGTAACACAGGCAAGGTGCGTTTAAGCTTACAACATACAGATGCGTTAATAGTACCTGAGTCGGCCACCGTCGAAATGCAGGATAAGGTGTTTGTTTTTGCCCTTGCCGATAGCAACAAAGTGAAAAAAGTACCCATCAATATTGTAGGTAAAAGCGGCGAAAATTACCTGGTTAAAGATGGCCTTAAAGCCGGCGACCAGATTGTACTGAGCGGCATGGACCACTTAGCCGAAGGTATGGTAATAGCACCTCAAAAAGCTACCGATAAGGTTGCCGCTTTAAAATAA
- a CDS encoding trans-sulfuration enzyme family protein, with protein sequence MKTETIAIHTGNHVDGSSKAVIHPIVMSTTFERGEDGGFPGGHIYSRASNPNRALLENVIAKLEGGADAASFSSGNAAGMSVFQSLAPGTHIICPDDMYHGLRNQLKNLFAGILTFDFVDVNDIEVLIQHIRPETGVIWVETPSNPLLKITDIKKVVAFARANNIKVVVDNTFATPICQQPLALGADIVMHSATKYFGGHSDLMGGALITAEKNDWWAKIRQVQEMGGAIPSPTDCYWLVRSIKTLPYRIKGHVHNTQLLAEFLEQHPKVEQVLYPGLPSHPQHQIAKEQMLAFGGMLSFIIKGDENDTHNIINKLKIFTKATSLGGVESLIEHRATVEGPDTKTPRNLLRVSVGLEHIDDLVDDLEQALF encoded by the coding sequence ATGAAAACTGAAACTATAGCTATACACACAGGAAACCATGTAGACGGATCATCAAAAGCCGTAATACACCCCATTGTTATGTCCACTACTTTTGAACGTGGCGAAGATGGCGGCTTTCCCGGCGGGCATATTTATAGCAGGGCATCAAATCCCAACCGCGCCCTGCTTGAAAACGTTATAGCCAAATTAGAGGGTGGCGCCGATGCAGCTTCATTTTCATCGGGTAATGCGGCGGGCATGTCGGTATTCCAGTCGCTGGCTCCCGGTACACATATTATTTGCCCGGATGATATGTACCACGGTTTGCGTAATCAGCTTAAAAACCTCTTTGCGGGTATTTTAACTTTTGATTTTGTTGATGTTAATGATATCGAAGTTTTAATACAACACATCAGGCCCGAAACCGGGGTGATCTGGGTGGAAACGCCCTCAAACCCATTGCTCAAGATCACCGACATAAAAAAAGTAGTTGCTTTTGCCAGGGCAAACAACATTAAAGTAGTGGTTGACAATACTTTTGCCACGCCCATATGCCAGCAACCATTAGCTTTAGGTGCCGATATAGTAATGCACTCGGCCACCAAATATTTTGGCGGCCACAGTGACCTGATGGGGGGCGCATTAATAACCGCCGAAAAAAACGATTGGTGGGCAAAAATACGACAGGTTCAGGAAATGGGTGGCGCTATCCCATCCCCAACCGACTGCTATTGGCTGGTGCGCAGTATTAAAACCCTGCCCTACCGGATTAAGGGCCATGTACACAATACGCAACTATTAGCTGAGTTTTTAGAACAGCATCCCAAAGTAGAGCAAGTATTATATCCCGGCCTGCCATCGCATCCACAACATCAAATTGCTAAAGAGCAGATGCTGGCCTTCGGCGGCATGCTTTCGTTTATTATTAAAGGAGATGAAAATGATACGCACAACATCATCAATAAATTAAAAATATTTACCAAAGCTACCAGCTTAGGCGGTGTGGAAAGCCTAATTGAGCACCGCGCAACCGTAGAAGGCCCCGACACCAAAACACCACGGAATTTATTGCGGGTTTCGGTTGGATTAGAGCATATTGATGATTTGGTGGATGATTTGGAGCAGGCCCTTTTTTAG
- a CDS encoding SDR family oxidoreductase gives MNKIILITGTSTGFGKLMVQTLSKEGHTIIAAMRGTTGKNQTVANELAALPNVDVVELDLTSDESVKNAFAQSLARYGKIDVLVNNAGVAGFGLAEAYTIEQVRNLFEVNFYGVLRTYDAVLPSMRANKSGLIINLSTGASGFTLPFMVPYMASKFAMESLVEGFSHELKSYGIENVSVQSGVYPTEMTNGTKAGFNADKEDIIAAYGEEAVNAFNTMGSAMFGKMAEFNMNPQTIANGILDLINLPEGERPLRYPLDAIAQGTDHEFVKSRAGIKDKWAKNYGFSL, from the coding sequence ATGAATAAGATAATTTTAATAACCGGAACAAGCACAGGCTTTGGTAAACTAATGGTGCAAACCTTATCAAAAGAAGGCCACACAATTATTGCTGCCATGCGCGGCACTACCGGTAAAAACCAAACCGTAGCCAATGAACTGGCCGCGTTGCCTAATGTAGATGTAGTAGAACTGGATTTAACCAGCGACGAATCGGTAAAAAATGCATTTGCCCAATCATTGGCCAGGTATGGTAAAATAGATGTACTGGTAAACAACGCCGGCGTAGCCGGGTTCGGCCTGGCCGAAGCTTACACCATTGAACAGGTGCGGAATTTATTCGAGGTGAACTTTTATGGAGTATTGCGTACATATGATGCTGTGCTGCCATCAATGCGGGCAAACAAAAGCGGGCTTATCATCAATCTATCTACCGGTGCAAGTGGCTTTACATTGCCTTTTATGGTGCCCTATATGGCGTCAAAATTTGCAATGGAATCGCTGGTTGAAGGTTTTAGTCATGAATTAAAATCCTACGGTATCGAAAATGTTTCTGTTCAAAGCGGCGTTTACCCAACTGAAATGACCAATGGTACAAAAGCCGGTTTTAATGCCGACAAAGAAGATATCATTGCAGCTTACGGCGAAGAAGCTGTCAACGCCTTCAATACCATGGGTAGCGCGATGTTTGGAAAAATGGCCGAATTTAATATGAACCCGCAAACCATTGCCAACGGCATACTTGATTTAATTAATCTGCCCGAAGGCGAACGCCCTTTACGTTACCCCTTAGATGCCATTGCCCAGGGTACAGATCATGAGTTTGTAAAATCGCGTGCCGGGATTAAAGATAAGTGGGCAAAAAATTACGGGTTTAGTTTATAA
- the mqnE gene encoding aminofutalosine synthase MqnE has protein sequence MEAEHNLQLLLQNPDLPADLKHIAEKVQHSERITFDEGVTLYEQGDLGYLGVLANYIREKRHGDKTYFNRNFHIEPTNLCVYDCKFCSYSRLLKQKAEGWEYTMDEMFNMVTKYDDEPVTEVHIVGGVLPQYDVPFYQELFSRIRAHRPELHIKALTPVEYHYIFKKAKIDYATGMRLMMEAGLGSIPGGGAEIFHPEVRDLISKDKCTGDQWLAIHEEWHKLGGRSNATMLYGHIEKFHHRVDHMERLRQLQDKTGGFQTFIPLKFRNQDNQMSHVPESTVVEDLRNYAVARIYLDNFDHIKAYWAMISRTTAQLSLNFGVDDIDGTLDDTTKIYSMAGAEEQHPGMSTKQLVELIKHVGRYPIERDTLYNVVTDYNDFEFPETQPKPQYYKLPVIN, from the coding sequence ATGGAAGCTGAGCATAATTTACAGTTATTATTACAAAATCCCGATCTGCCTGCTGATTTAAAGCATATTGCCGAAAAGGTACAGCACAGCGAAAGGATCACCTTTGATGAAGGTGTTACGTTATATGAGCAGGGCGACCTGGGTTACCTTGGTGTTTTAGCCAACTACATCCGCGAGAAGCGCCATGGCGATAAAACTTATTTCAACCGTAATTTCCATATCGAGCCTACCAATCTTTGTGTTTACGATTGCAAATTTTGTTCGTACTCGCGCCTGCTTAAGCAAAAAGCCGAAGGCTGGGAGTATACCATGGACGAAATGTTTAACATGGTAACCAAATACGATGACGAACCGGTAACCGAAGTACATATTGTAGGCGGCGTGCTGCCGCAATACGATGTGCCTTTTTACCAGGAGCTTTTCAGCCGCATACGTGCCCATCGCCCCGAATTGCATATCAAGGCGTTAACACCTGTTGAATACCACTACATTTTCAAAAAGGCAAAAATTGACTACGCCACAGGCATGCGCCTGATGATGGAGGCTGGTTTAGGCTCGATACCGGGAGGCGGCGCCGAGATTTTCCATCCCGAGGTTCGTGACCTGATTTCAAAAGATAAATGTACCGGCGACCAATGGCTGGCCATACACGAGGAATGGCATAAATTGGGCGGCCGATCAAACGCCACTATGCTTTACGGCCATATCGAAAAATTCCATCACCGGGTTGATCATATGGAACGCTTGCGCCAGCTACAGGATAAAACAGGTGGTTTTCAAACATTTATCCCGCTTAAATTCCGCAACCAGGATAACCAGATGTCGCACGTGCCCGAATCAACTGTTGTTGAAGATTTGCGTAACTATGCCGTCGCGAGGATCTATTTGGATAATTTCGATCATATTAAGGCCTATTGGGCCATGATCAGCCGCACCACGGCGCAGCTTTCGCTTAATTTTGGGGTAGATGATATTGACGGTACGCTTGATGATACCACTAAAATTTACTCGATGGCAGGTGCCGAAGAGCAGCACCCCGGCATGAGCACCAAACAACTGGTTGAACTGATAAAGCATGTAGGCAGGTACCCTATTGAGCGCGATACGCTTTATAACGTAGTTACCGATTACAATGATTTTGAATTTCCTGAAACCCAGCCCAAGCCACAATATTACAAGCTGCCGGTAATAAATTAG
- a CDS encoding DUF5990 family protein, with translation MELSLHIILEKPTAGVAFGLQKGSGNKYETVQIQQTDSGNLDFYLTVTTKGDRLKDALPRFGGPFIQGPYMGNFIYLDIGTLAGQVSPWNRRLKIPMAGITWEIIDQLSADVALMLKTNVAGTAKDGSPNCATVKPFNGWRVVSK, from the coding sequence ATGGAACTATCGCTTCATATTATCCTCGAAAAGCCTACTGCCGGCGTGGCTTTTGGTTTACAAAAGGGATCGGGCAATAAATATGAAACTGTACAAATCCAACAAACGGATTCAGGTAATCTGGATTTTTATTTAACGGTAACCACAAAAGGGGATAGGCTTAAAGATGCTTTGCCAAGGTTTGGCGGGCCATTTATACAAGGCCCCTATATGGGCAACTTTATCTACCTTGATATAGGCACGCTGGCCGGGCAAGTTAGTCCCTGGAACAGGAGGCTCAAAATTCCAATGGCCGGAATAACCTGGGAGATCATCGATCAACTAAGTGCAGATGTGGCCTTAATGCTCAAAACAAACGTAGCCGGGACCGCCAAAGACGGCAGCCCCAATTGCGCTACAGTAAAGCCATTTAATGGCTGGCGGGTAGTTTCAAAATAA